One stretch of Chroicocephalus ridibundus unplaced genomic scaffold, bChrRid1.1 SCAFFOLD_92, whole genome shotgun sequence DNA includes these proteins:
- the LOC134509585 gene encoding olfactory receptor 14A16-like, giving the protein MSNSSSITQFLLLPLADTRELQLLHFGLFLGIYVAALLANGLIISAIACDHHLHTPMYFFLLNLALFDLGSISTTVPKAMANSFWDTRAISYAECAAQVFFLFFCAATEVYLLTVMSYDRYVAICKPLHYGTLLGSRACVHMATAAWGSGLLYALLHTANTFSLPLCQGNAVGQFFCEIPQILKLSCSDAYLRELGLLILSALLVFGCFVFIVLSYVQIFRVVLRIPSEQGRHKAFSTCLPHLAVVSLFISTGVFSHLKPPSISSPSLDLVMAVLYSVVPPAVNPLIYSMRNQELKESIRKVISWMFVNVDKFSITVHK; this is encoded by the coding sequence atgtccaacagcagctccatcacccagttcctcctcctgccattggcagacacacgggagctgcagctcttgcacttcgggctcttcctgggcatctacgtggctgccctcctggccaacggcctcatcatcagcGCTatagcctgtgaccaccacctccacacccccatgtacttcttcctcctcaacctcgccctctttgacctgggctccatctccaccactgtccccaaagccatggccaattccttctgggacaccagggccatctcctatgcagaatgtgctgcacaggtctttttcttatttttctgtgctgcaacagaggtttatcttctcactgtcatgtcctatgaccgctacgttgccatctgcaaacccctgcactacgggaccctcctgggcagcagagcttgtgtccacatggcaacagctgcctggggcagtgggcttctctatgctctcctgcacacggccaatacattttccctacccctctgccagggcaatgctgtgggccagttcttctgtgaaatcccccagatcctcaagctctcctgctcagatgccTACCTCAGGGAACTTGGGCTTCTTATATTAAGTGCTTTGTTAgtttttggatgttttgtttttattgtcctgtcctacgtgcagatcttcagggtcgtgctgaggatcccctctgagcagggacggcacaaagccttttccacgtgcctccctcacctggccgtggtctccctctttatcagtaCTGGCGTATTTTCtcacctgaagcccccctccatctcctccccatcgcTGGATCTGGTgatggcagtgctgtactcagtggtacctccagcagtgaaccccctcatctacagcatgaggaaccaggagctcaaggagtcCATTAGGAAAGTCATTTCTTGGATGTTTGTCAATGTTGATAAATTTTCCATCACTGTCCACAAATGA